One part of the Arabidopsis thaliana chromosome 1 sequence genome encodes these proteins:
- the CID11 gene encoding CTC-interacting domain 11 (CTC-interacting domain 11 (CID11); FUNCTIONS IN: RNA binding, nucleotide binding, nucleic acid binding; INVOLVED IN: biological_process unknown; EXPRESSED IN: 22 plant structures; EXPRESSED DURING: 13 growth stages; CONTAINS InterPro DOMAIN/s: RNA recognition motif, RNP-1 (InterPro:IPR000504), Nucleotide-binding, alpha-beta plait (InterPro:IPR012677), Ataxin-2, C-terminal (InterPro:IPR009818); BEST Arabidopsis thaliana protein match is: CTC-interacting domain 12 (TAIR:AT4G10610.1); Has 4154 Blast hits to 3448 proteins in 292 species: Archae - 0; Bacteria - 29; Metazoa - 2530; Fungi - 406; Plants - 814; Viruses - 0; Other Eukaryotes - 375 (source: NCBI BLink).), protein MAVVETGAAATAADAGGVVIQPPPSSPPSSMTSQDSGVSSDDQNHHSRIDQVLRHDQGLYSKIGSHVARSDGVDGGESFKRDMRELQELFSKLNPMAEEFVPPSLNKQGGNGVNGGFFTSAGSFFRNNGFAGTGNGGYGNENGGFRRKKSFGQGKRRMNARTSMAQREDVIRRTVYVSDLDQQVTEEQLAGLFVSCGQVVDCRICGDPNSVLRFAFIEFTDEEGAMTALNLSGTMLGFYPVKVLPSKTAIAPVNPTFLPRTEDEREMCARTIYCTNIDKKVTQSDVKIFFESFCGEVYRLRLLGDYQHSTRIAFVEFVMAESAIAALNCSGVVLGSLPIRVSPSKTPVRPRSPRHPMH, encoded by the exons ATGGCGGTTGTTGAGACTGGAGCAGCAGCTACTGCTGCTGATGCAGGAGGAGTCGTGATCCAGCCGCCGCCGTCTTCACCACCATCTTCAATGACTAGTCAAGATTCCGGCGTTTCTTCCGATGATCAGAACCATCACTCTAGGATCGATCAAGTTCTCCGGCACGATCAAGGTCTTTACAGCAAGATCGGGTCACACGTGGCGAGATCCGACGGCGTTGACGGTGGTGAGAGCTTTAAGCGTGATATGAGAGAGCTTCAGGAGCTTTTCTCTAAGCTTAATCCTATGGCTGAAGAGTTTGTTCCTCCTTCTCTGAATAAACAAGGAGGTAACGGTGTTAACGGTGGTTTCTTCACCTCTGCTGGTTCCTTCTTCCGCAACAATGGCTTTGCTGGTACCGGAAATGGCGGATACGGTAACGAAAACGGTGGTTTCCGACGG AAGAAGAGTTTTGGTCAAGGGAAACGAAGGATGAATGCTCGAACAAGCATGGCTCAGCGAGAAGATGTTATCCGTAGAACCGTCTACGTCTCTGATCTCGATCAACAG GTCACTGAAGAGCAGCTTGCTGGTTTGTTTGTGAGCTGTGGACAG GTTGTTGACTGTCGCATATGCGGTGACCCAAACTCGGTCCTTCGGTTTGCATTCATAGAGTTCACTGATGAAg aggGTGCGATGACTGCTCTAAATTTATCGGGGACTATGTTGGGATTCTATCCTGTGAAAGTTTTACCATCCAAAACAGCTATAGCACCGGTTAACCCGACATTTTTGCCTAGG ACTGAAGATGAGCGTGAGATGTGTGCAAGAACTATCTACTGTACTAACATAGACAAGAAG GTGACTCAATCAGACGTGAAGATCTTTTTTGAGTCCTTCTGCGGAGAG GTTTATCGCCTGAGGCTGCTTGGAGATTATCAACACTCGACTCGTATTGCTTTTGTAGAGTTCGTAATG GCGGAAAGCGCAATAGCTGCTCTCAACTGCAGTGGAGTTGTTCTTGGTTCTTTACCTATAAG GGTGAGTCCTTCAAAGACGCCTGTTCGTCCGAGATCACCGAGGCATCCAATGCATTGA
- a CDS encoding GroES-like zinc-binding dehydrogenase family protein (GroES-like zinc-binding dehydrogenase family protein; FUNCTIONS IN: oxidoreductase activity, zinc ion binding; INVOLVED IN: oxidation reduction; EXPRESSED IN: 12 plant structures; EXPRESSED DURING: LP.04 four leaves visible, 4 anthesis, LP.02 two leaves visible, petal differentiation and expansion stage, D bilateral stage; CONTAINS InterPro DOMAIN/s: GroES-like (InterPro:IPR011032), Alcohol dehydrogenase GroES-like (InterPro:IPR013154), Alcohol dehydrogenase, zinc-containing, conserved site (InterPro:IPR002328), Alcohol dehydrogenase, C-terminal (InterPro:IPR013149), Alcohol dehydrogenase superfamily, zinc-containing (InterPro:IPR002085); BEST Arabidopsis thaliana protein match is: GroES-like zinc-binding dehydrogenase family protein (TAIR:AT1G64710.1); Has 32235 Blast hits to 32213 proteins in 3118 species: Archae - 738; Bacteria - 20422; Metazoa - 1293; Fungi - 2369; Plants - 4116; Viruses - 3; Other Eukaryotes - 3294 (source: NCBI BLink).), producing the protein MAETQGKVITCKAAVVWGPKVPLVIQEICVDPPQKMEVRVKILYSSICHTDLGCWNGTNEAERAFPRILGHEAVGIVESVGEGVKDVKEGDYVIPTFNGECGECKVCKREESNLCERYHVDPMKRVMVNDGGTRFSTTINKDGGSSQSQPIYHFLNTSTFTEYTVLDSACVVKIDPNSPLKQMSLLSCGVSTGVGAAWNIANVKEGKSTAVFGLGSVGLAVAEGARARGASRIIGVDANASKFEKGKLMGVTDFINPKDLTKPVHQMIREITGGGVDYSFECTGNVDVLREAFLSTHVGWGSTVLVGIYPTPRTLPLHPMELFDGRRITGSVFGGFKPKSQLPNFAQQCMKGVVKLEPFITNELPFEKINDAFQLLRDGKSLRCILQISKLLKR; encoded by the exons ATGGCGGAGACTCAAGGAAAGGTCATCACTTGTAAAG CTGCTGTCGTATGGGGTCCAAAAGTGCCGCTTGTAATTCAAGAAATATGCGTCGATCCTCCTCAGAAAATGGAAGTCCGTGTTAAAATTCTTTACTCCTCCATTTGCCACACCGATCTCGGATGTTGGAACGGCACG AACGAAGCTGAACGAGCATTTCCAAGGATTCTTGGCCATGAAGCTGTCGG GATTGTAGAGAGTGTTGGAGAAGGAGTAAAAGATGTGAAAGAAGGAGACTACGTGATTCCGACTTTCAATGGAGAATGTGGTGAATGTAAAGTGtgtaagagagaagaaagtaaTCTCTGTGAGCGATATCATGTGGATCCTATGAAGAGGGTGATGGTGAATGATGGAGGGACGAGATTCTCAACCACCATAAACAAGGACGGTGGTTCGAGCCAAAGCCAACCTATATATCACTTCCTTAACACCTCCACGTTCACCGAATACACTGTCTTGGACTCGGCTTGCGTCGTCAAGATCGATCCTAATTCTCCTCTCAAGCAAATGAGCCTCTTGAGTTGTGGTGTCTCAACTG GGGTTGGAGCAGCTTGGAACATTGCAAATGTGAAGGAAGGAAAAAGCACTGCTGTCTTTGGATTGGGTTCCGTTGGACTCGCT GTTGCTGAAGGTGCAAGAGCTAGAGGAGCTTCTAGGATCATTGGTGTTGATGCTAATGCTTCCAAATTTGAGAAAG GTAAACTGATGGGAGTAACAGATttcataaaccctaaagaCTTAACTAAGCCAGTACATCAG ATGATACGAGAGATAACGGGAGGAGGCGTGGACTATAGCTTTGAATGTACAGGAAACGTTGATGTTCTTCGCGAAGCCTTTTTATCCACTCACGTC GGTTGGGGATCGACAGTACTTGTTGGGATCTATCCGACGCCAAGAACATTGCCTCTTCACCCAATGGAGCTTTTCGACGGCCGTAGAATCACCGGTTCTGTGTTTGGTGGCTTCAAGCCCAAATCTCAGCTTCCAAATTTCGCCCAACAATGCATGAAAGGG GTTGTGAAATTGGAACCTTTTATTACCAATGAGCTTCCATTTGAGAAGATAAACGATGCGTTTCAGCTGCTTCGCGATGGAAAATCTCTTCGGTGCATTCTTCAAATCTCTAAACTTCTCAAGAGATGA
- the CID11 gene encoding CTC-interacting domain 11 (CTC-interacting domain 11 (CID11); FUNCTIONS IN: RNA binding, nucleotide binding, nucleic acid binding; INVOLVED IN: biological_process unknown; EXPRESSED IN: 22 plant structures; EXPRESSED DURING: 13 growth stages; CONTAINS InterPro DOMAIN/s: RNA recognition motif, RNP-1 (InterPro:IPR000504), Nucleotide-binding, alpha-beta plait (InterPro:IPR012677), Ataxin-2, C-terminal (InterPro:IPR009818); BEST Arabidopsis thaliana protein match is: CTC-interacting domain 12 (TAIR:AT4G10610.2); Has 35333 Blast hits to 34131 proteins in 2444 species: Archae - 798; Bacteria - 22429; Metazoa - 974; Fungi - 991; Plants - 531; Viruses - 0; Other Eukaryotes - 9610 (source: NCBI BLink).) produces the protein MAVVETGAAATAADAGGVVIQPPPSSPPSSMTSQDSGVSSDDQNHHSRIDQVLRHDQGLYSKIGSHVARSDGVDGGESFKRDMRELQELFSKLNPMAEEFVPPSLNKQGGNGVNGGFFTSAGSFFRNNGFAGTGNGGYGNENGGFRRKKSFGQGKRRMNARTSMAQREDVIRRTVYVSDLDQQVTEEQLAGLFVSCGQVVDCRICGDPNSVLRFAFIEFTDEEGAMTALNLSGTMLGFYPVKVLPSKTAIAPVNPTFLPRTEDEREMCARTIYCTNIDKKVTQSDVKIFFESFCGEVYRLRLLGDYQHSTRIAFVEFVMAESAIAALNCSGVVLGSLPIRSSFKDACSSEITEASNALILALQVFTYLMSPQYIYRCVVLKTALHRHVKMFVCISHLLFSKCNSGI, from the exons ATGGCGGTTGTTGAGACTGGAGCAGCAGCTACTGCTGCTGATGCAGGAGGAGTCGTGATCCAGCCGCCGCCGTCTTCACCACCATCTTCAATGACTAGTCAAGATTCCGGCGTTTCTTCCGATGATCAGAACCATCACTCTAGGATCGATCAAGTTCTCCGGCACGATCAAGGTCTTTACAGCAAGATCGGGTCACACGTGGCGAGATCCGACGGCGTTGACGGTGGTGAGAGCTTTAAGCGTGATATGAGAGAGCTTCAGGAGCTTTTCTCTAAGCTTAATCCTATGGCTGAAGAGTTTGTTCCTCCTTCTCTGAATAAACAAGGAGGTAACGGTGTTAACGGTGGTTTCTTCACCTCTGCTGGTTCCTTCTTCCGCAACAATGGCTTTGCTGGTACCGGAAATGGCGGATACGGTAACGAAAACGGTGGTTTCCGACGG AAGAAGAGTTTTGGTCAAGGGAAACGAAGGATGAATGCTCGAACAAGCATGGCTCAGCGAGAAGATGTTATCCGTAGAACCGTCTACGTCTCTGATCTCGATCAACAG GTCACTGAAGAGCAGCTTGCTGGTTTGTTTGTGAGCTGTGGACAG GTTGTTGACTGTCGCATATGCGGTGACCCAAACTCGGTCCTTCGGTTTGCATTCATAGAGTTCACTGATGAAg aggGTGCGATGACTGCTCTAAATTTATCGGGGACTATGTTGGGATTCTATCCTGTGAAAGTTTTACCATCCAAAACAGCTATAGCACCGGTTAACCCGACATTTTTGCCTAGG ACTGAAGATGAGCGTGAGATGTGTGCAAGAACTATCTACTGTACTAACATAGACAAGAAG GTGACTCAATCAGACGTGAAGATCTTTTTTGAGTCCTTCTGCGGAGAG GTTTATCGCCTGAGGCTGCTTGGAGATTATCAACACTCGACTCGTATTGCTTTTGTAGAGTTCGTAATG GCGGAAAGCGCAATAGCTGCTCTCAACTGCAGTGGAGTTGTTCTTGGTTCTTTACCTATAAGGTCA TCCTTCAAAGACGCCTGTTCGTCCGAGATCACCGAGGCATCCAATGCATTGATCTTAGCTTTACAGGTTTTCACATATCTCATGTCTCCGCAATATATATATCGCTGTGTCGTCTTAAAAACAGCATTACACAGACATGTAAAGATGTTTGTCTGCATCTCTCATCTCTTGTTTTCGAAATGTAACTCTGGGATCTGA